From Paracoccus suum, the proteins below share one genomic window:
- the nth gene encoding endonuclease III codes for MARLPAPLPYAAQMAVFERFAAAQPQPLTELVYTNAFTLLVAVALSAQSTDAGVNRATGPLFARADTPAAMLAIGEAELTEAIRTLGLFRQKARNVIRLSEILIERYGGEVPSSRAALTSLPGVGRKTANVVLNCIWGLPAQAVDTHIFRVANRTQLAPGADVEAAERAIEDNVPAFAQTRAHHWLILHGRHICQARRPRCPDCLIADLCPYPEKTL; via the coding sequence ATGGCCCGCCTCCCAGCCCCCTTGCCCTATGCCGCGCAAATGGCGGTCTTCGAACGCTTTGCCGCAGCGCAGCCGCAGCCGCTGACCGAACTGGTCTACACCAACGCCTTCACCCTGCTGGTCGCGGTCGCACTCTCGGCGCAATCGACCGACGCTGGCGTGAACCGCGCCACTGGGCCGTTGTTCGCCCGCGCCGACACCCCCGCCGCGATGCTGGCGATCGGCGAGGCCGAGTTGACCGAGGCGATCCGCACCCTCGGCCTCTTCCGGCAAAAGGCCCGCAATGTCATCCGCCTTTCGGAAATTCTTATCGAGCGTTATGGCGGCGAGGTCCCGTCCTCGCGCGCGGCCCTGACCAGCTTGCCGGGCGTCGGGCGCAAAACTGCCAACGTAGTTCTGAATTGCATCTGGGGCCTGCCCGCGCAAGCGGTCGACACGCATATCTTTCGCGTCGCCAACCGCACCCAACTCGCCCCCGGCGCGGATGTTGAGGCAGCCGAGCGCGCGATCGAGGATAACGTCCCCGCCTTCGCGCAGACCCGCGCCCACCACTGGCTGATCCTGCACGGACGCCATATCTGTCAGGCCCGTCGCCCGCGCTGTCCCGATTGTTTGATCGCCGACCTGTGTCCCTACCCGGAGAAGACTTTATGA
- a CDS encoding adenosine kinase, translating into MSTPRRYDVVGIGNAVMDVIATTDDATLTRLGVDKGIMQLVDRARSEFLMAAQAADVHRAQLVPGGSVANTLAGIGRLGLGTAFIGRVAQDELGLGYARETETEGCAFVNPPVAGEALPTSRSIILVTPDGERSMNTYLGISAELSPADVDPAVFAGGPWLFLEGYLFDRPEGKAAFLKAAEACHAAGGQAGIALSDPFCVDRHREDFRRLVAGPMDYVIGNVHEWQSLYQVEDLEEALGLAAADCGTVICTRSGEDAILIRGTERVTAPVRKVVPVDATGAGDQFAAGLIYGLATGVGLSAAGRMGCIAAAEVIGHVGARPQQDVKALLRAEGLA; encoded by the coding sequence ATGAGCACCCCTCGCCGCTATGACGTGGTCGGCATCGGTAATGCGGTCATGGACGTGATCGCGACGACCGATGACGCGACCCTCACCCGGCTCGGGGTCGACAAGGGGATCATGCAACTGGTCGATCGCGCCCGGTCCGAATTCCTGATGGCGGCTCAGGCGGCGGACGTCCACCGCGCGCAACTGGTGCCCGGCGGATCGGTTGCCAACACACTGGCCGGGATCGGCCGGCTGGGCTTGGGCACTGCGTTCATCGGCCGCGTGGCGCAGGATGAACTGGGCCTCGGCTACGCCCGCGAGACCGAGACCGAGGGCTGCGCCTTCGTCAACCCGCCGGTCGCGGGCGAGGCGCTGCCGACTTCGCGCTCGATCATCCTTGTGACGCCGGATGGCGAGCGTTCGATGAACACCTACCTCGGAATCTCGGCCGAGCTGTCGCCCGCCGACGTGGACCCGGCAGTGTTCGCGGGCGGGCCGTGGCTATTCCTCGAGGGCTACCTGTTCGACCGGCCCGAGGGGAAGGCCGCCTTCCTTAAAGCCGCCGAGGCCTGCCATGCGGCCGGTGGTCAGGCCGGGATCGCCCTCTCCGATCCGTTCTGCGTCGATCGTCATCGCGAGGATTTTCGTCGCCTGGTCGCCGGGCCGATGGATTACGTCATTGGCAACGTCCATGAATGGCAATCGCTTTATCAGGTCGAAGACCTAGAGGAGGCACTGGGCCTCGCGGCGGCCGATTGCGGCACGGTCATCTGCACCCGCTCGGGCGAGGATGCCATCCTGATCCGCGGGACCGAACGGGTGACCGCCCCTGTCCGGAAAGTGGTGCCGGTTGACGCCACCGGCGCCGGCGATCAGTTTGCCGCCGGCCTGATCTATGGCCTCGCGACCGGGGTGGGCCTCTCCGCCGCCGGACGCATGGGCTGCATCGCCGCGGCCGAGGTGATCGGCCATGTCGGTGCCCGCCCGCAACAGGACGTCAAGGCATTGTTGCGCGCCGAGGGGCTGGCGTGA